A single window of Usitatibacter rugosus DNA harbors:
- a CDS encoding aromatic ring-hydroxylating oxygenase subunit alpha, with protein sequence MSDLASQRVLTRANPHLPLSWYFDPAVAQLEAKRLFARGPGYVGHEQMAPNPGEFRVLDWRSNGAWSLINNDGKHDLVSNVCRHRQAKMLTGAGSLPGGTITCPLHRWAYDSKGTLLGAPHFQDQPCLNLPRQELQKWNGMLFNGARNVAKDLANLGVAKELDFTDYKLDKVEVVDYDFNWKTFVEVYLEDYHVGPFHPGLGQFVTCEDLQWQFSDWYNVQTVGVNQRLGTPGSDVYKMWHEQVLRYREGVPPPHGAIWLTYYPNVMVEWYPHVLVISTLYPLGPEKHRNVVEFYYPEEIALFEREFVEAQQHAYHETAKEDEEICVRMTEGRKALLEDGREEHGPYQSPMEDGMVHFHEFIQRELAIAS encoded by the coding sequence ATGTCGGACTTGGCGAGCCAGCGGGTTCTCACCCGCGCGAATCCCCATCTGCCGTTGTCGTGGTATTTCGACCCGGCAGTCGCACAACTCGAAGCGAAGCGTCTCTTCGCCCGTGGCCCGGGTTACGTCGGCCATGAGCAGATGGCGCCCAATCCCGGTGAATTCCGCGTGCTCGACTGGCGGTCGAACGGCGCGTGGTCGCTCATCAACAACGACGGCAAGCACGACCTCGTGTCCAACGTCTGCCGCCACCGGCAGGCCAAGATGCTCACGGGCGCGGGCTCGCTTCCGGGCGGCACCATTACTTGCCCGCTGCACCGGTGGGCCTACGACTCCAAGGGCACCCTCCTCGGCGCCCCGCACTTCCAGGACCAGCCCTGCCTGAACCTCCCGCGGCAGGAGCTCCAGAAGTGGAACGGCATGCTCTTCAACGGCGCGCGCAATGTCGCAAAGGACCTCGCGAACCTGGGCGTGGCGAAGGAGCTCGACTTCACCGACTACAAGTTGGACAAGGTGGAAGTCGTCGACTACGACTTCAACTGGAAGACCTTCGTCGAGGTCTACCTCGAGGACTACCACGTCGGCCCCTTCCATCCGGGCCTGGGCCAGTTCGTCACCTGCGAAGACCTGCAGTGGCAATTCTCCGACTGGTACAACGTGCAGACCGTGGGCGTGAACCAGCGCCTGGGCACGCCGGGCAGCGACGTCTACAAGATGTGGCACGAGCAGGTGCTGCGATACCGCGAAGGCGTGCCGCCTCCGCACGGCGCCATCTGGCTCACGTACTACCCGAACGTGATGGTCGAGTGGTACCCGCACGTCCTCGTGATCTCCACGCTCTATCCCCTGGGGCCGGAGAAGCACCGCAACGTGGTGGAGTTCTACTACCCCGAGGAGATCGCGCTCTTCGAGCGCGAGTTCGTGGAAGCGCAGCAGCACGCGTACCACGAGACCGCGAAGGAAGACGAAGAGATCTGCGTGCGGATGACGGAAGGCCGCAAGGCGCTACTGGAAGACGGCCGCGAGGAGCACGGGCCGTACCAGTCGCCGATGGAAGACGGCATGGTCCACTTCCACGAGTTCATCCAG